One genomic segment of Arachis duranensis cultivar V14167 chromosome 4, aradu.V14167.gnm2.J7QH, whole genome shotgun sequence includes these proteins:
- the LOC107484593 gene encoding protein MIZU-KUSSEI 1 — MAPPRPSKSMVIGTIFGNRGGHVWFCVQHDRLSTKPSLLLEFPISTNDLVREMRNGLLRIALECNPHRPDLARCPLRSVPVWTVFCNGRKSGFAARRRAGERVRCVLKTMRCVTVGAGVIPAGFGSGQHSGKVSRSEELMYMRANFEHVVGSADSESFHLINPDEGPGQELSVFLLRSGLGVDR, encoded by the coding sequence ATGGCACCACCTCGCCCCTCCAAATCCATGGTGATAGGCACCATCTTCGGCAACCGCGGCGGCCACGTCTGGTTCTGCGTCCAACACGACCGCCTCTCTACAAAACCCTCCCTCCTCCTCGAATTCCCCATCTCCACCAACGACCTCGTTCGCGAAATGCGTAACGGCCTTCTCCGCATCGCACTCGAATGCAATCCCCACCGTCCAGACCTCGCCAGGTGTCCCCTCCGCTCCGTTCCGGTCTGGACCGTGTTCTGCAATGGCCGAAAAAGCGGGTTCGCGGCACGACGCCGCGCCGGGGAGCGCGTCCGGTGTGTTCTCAAGACCATGCGGTGCGTAACTGTTGGGGCGGGCGTCATACCAGCAGGATTCGGGTCGGGTCAACATTCGGGTAAAGTCTCGAGATCCGAGGAGCTTATGTATATGAGGGCGAACTTTGAGCACGTGGTTGGGAGCGCCGACTCCGAGTCGTTTCATCTCATTAACCCGGACGAGGGACCGGGTCAGGAACTCAGTGTGTTCTTGCTCCGATCCGGACTCGGCGTGGATCGTTGA